In Festucalex cinctus isolate MCC-2025b chromosome 5, RoL_Fcin_1.0, whole genome shotgun sequence, a single genomic region encodes these proteins:
- the LOC144019056 gene encoding uncharacterized protein LOC144019056 — MWKEIDDEEEEDEEELCWAGEENEGKRRHPEAVAKTRIVLHIEDAQQRIACQVKEEAEAPQPPHVNDDEEEDASPPDVKEEEDEFPLTVVVVKDEDDRDEPPESSQLHRRSPSRDHCGGPAALSPGDDVEDTSDTDDDKLSKKGTGKGRFSCSVCGKSYAYKCSLTRHAQTHTGEKPFACSVCSAKFVRKVALIAHAATHTGKKLFACSACGKSYAYQSSLNAHVQTHNAEKPFSCSVCGEGFIQKVALIAHMTTHTGEKSFSCSVCGKTFSYKSNLNIHMRIHKEEKSFSCSVCDKRFYLKSIMVLHMRTHSGEKPFSCSVCGQRFTRKCQLTTHMRTHSGEKPFSCSVCHKRFTQKVNMATHMRTHTGEKPFTCSVCGKSYAYRSNLNDHMCTHKEKTFSCSLCGKRFTQKANMVTHMRTHTGERPFTCSFCGKTFSQKPTMVTHMRIHTGEKPFSCSVCGKSFSHKSNLNVHMQSHTGEKPFSCSICGEGFILKVALIAHTAMHTGEKLFTCSLCGKSFAYKSNLNAHVRRHKEEGSSSLLDELT, encoded by the exons ATGTGGAAAGAGATagacgacgaggaggaggaggatgaagaagaaCTTTGTTGGGCGGGAGAGGAGAACGAAGGAAAACGCCGACATCCAGAGGCTGTTGCCAAGACACGAATTGTGCTTCACATCGAAG ATGCCCAGCAGCGGATTGCTTGTCAAGTCAAAGAGGAAGCTGAGGCTCCACAGCCCCCTCATGTCAACGATGACGAGGAGGAGGATGCAAGCCCCCCCGATGTcaaagaggaagaggatgagTTCCCACTGACCGTCGTGGTGGTGAAGGACGAAGACGACCGAGACGAACCCCCGGAGTCGTCGCAACTTCATCGCCGCAGTCCGAGCAGAGACCACTGCGGAGGACCCGCCGCACTGTCGCCTGGCGACGACGTCGAAGACACCAGCGATACAGATGACGACAAACTCTCCAAAAAGGGGACCGGCAAAGGACGTTTCAGCTGCTCCGTCTGCGGCAAGAGCTACGCGTACAAGTGCAGCTTGACGCGGCACGCGCAGACGCACACGGGGGAAAAACCCTTCGCCTGCTCCGTTTGCAGCGCCAAATTCGTCCGAAAGGTCGCCCTGATTGCGCACGCCGCCACGCACACCGGAAAGAAATTGTTCGCGTGCTCGGCGTGTGGTAAGAGTTACGCTTACCAGAGCAGTCTGAACGCGCACGTGCAAACGCACAACGCGGAGAAGCCCTTCAGTTGCTCGGTGTGCGGCGAAGGTTTCATTCAGAAAGTGGCTTTGATTGCACACATGACGacgcacacgggagagaagTCGTTCTCGTGCTCGGTGTGCGGGAAAACGTTTTCTTATAAGAGCAACTTAAACATACACATGCGCATACACAAAGAAGAAAAGTCCTTCAGCTGTTCGGTTTGCGACAAGAGATTCTACCTGAAGTCCATTATGGTGTTACACATGAGAACGCACagcggagaaaaaccttttagcTGTTCTGTTTGTGGTCAGAGGTTCACGCGGAAG TGCCAGCTGACTACGCACATGAGAACgcacagtggagaaaaacccTTCAGTTGCTCGGTGTGCCACAAACGATTCACCCAAAAGGTAAACATGGCGACacacatgagaacgcacacCGGAGAGAAACCGTTCACGTGCTCGGTTTGCGGGAAAAGTTACGCCTATAGGAGCAACTTGAACGATCACATGTGCACGCACAAAGAAAAAACTTTCAGTTGCTCCTTGTGCGGGAAGAGATTCACTCAGAAGGCAAACATGGTGACGCACATGAGGACGCACACGGGCGAAAGGCCCTTCACGTGCTCGTTTTGCGGAAAAACGTTTTCGCAGAAACCCACCATGGTAACGCACATGCGGATACACACGGGGGAAAAACCGTTCAGTTGCTCCGTTTGCGGCAAAAGCTTCTCCCACAAAAGCAACTTGAACGTCCACATGCAGTCGCACACAGGGGAAAAACCTTTCAGTTGCTCCATTTGCGGCGAAGGCTTTATCCTCAAGGTGGCTTTGATCGCGCACACGGCAATGCACACCGGTGAGAAATTGTTCACGTGTTCACTTTGCGGCAAAAGCTTTGCGTACAAGAGTAATTTGAACGCACATGTCCGCAGACACAAGGAAGAAGGGAGTAGTAGTTTACTTGATGAATTGACCTGA
- the LOC144018986 gene encoding uncharacterized protein LOC144018986, producing MRGSVNFPTEEEKGGSVCFSRRNVKESKQNRVKYIEMLKDLVRERLIAAADEIFGLFEKTIASYEEQLCRARELTERQRRQLEDVKNQRVEREQDELLESSSLEQEDPQPRYLKEEKERPEFPDIKEENEEADISELPLTIVVMKSEDEDDDKLPESSHLHHCSPSGDHFGGPQPKRLLEPLSHSDNTEEPSRSDTDCESDDQRKKRFTCTVCGKNYSYKCNLTLHMRTHTGEKPFSCSICGKSFPSKYSLNVHARTHTGDKPFSCLVCGQTFTQRAHMRAHASAHVGEKSFSCSVCGNRFSRKIHLVSHMRKHTGEKPFQCSACGDTFISKVALIAHTVTHTGEKPFTCSTCGKSFSYRSNLNEHMRTHKEKTFNCSICSKRFTQKVNMESHMRTHTGEKPFTCSVCGKTFSQKPTMITHMRIHTGEKPFSCSICGERFAQKGSLVGHERTHTGEKPFGCSVCDRTFFLKGNMVSHMKTHTGEKPFICSVCGKKYSHKNRFKAHMQTHKGE from the exons ATGCGTGGTTCTGTAAATTTCCCcactgaagaagaaaaaggcgGAAGTGTGTGTTTCTCAAGACGGAACGTAAAAGAGTCCAAGCAAAATCGAGTTAAATACATCGAAATGTTGAAAGATTTGGTAAGAGAGCGGCTAATTGCGGCCGCTGACGAAATATTCGGACTGTTTGAAAAAACGATCGCGTCATACGAGGAGCAACTTTGTCGGGCGCGAGAGTTGACCGAGCGACAACGACGACAACTGGAAGATGTCAAGAACCAAAGGGTGGAACGCGAACAAG ACGAACTTTTGGAGAGTTCCAGTTTGGAGCAGGAAGATCCACAGCCCCGCTACCTTAAAGAAGAAAAGGAGCGTCCGGAGTTCCCTGACATTAAGGAGGAAAATGAGGAGGCGGACATCAGCGAGTTGCCACTGACCATCGTCGTCATGAAGAGCGAAGACGAGGACGACGATAAACTGCCCGAGTCGTCACATCTTCATCATTGCAGTCCAAGTGGAGACCACTTTGGAGGACCACAACCGAAACGCCTCTTGGAGCCACTGTCACACAGCGACAACACGGAAGAACCTTCGAGGAGCGACACAGACTGCGAAAGTGACGACCAGCGTAAAAAACGTTTCACCTGCACGGTTTGTGGCAAAAACTACTCCTACAAGTGCAACTTGACTCTCCACATGAGAACCcacacgggagaaaaacccTTTAGCTGCTCcatttgtggcaaaagctttccCAGTAAGTACAGTTTGAATGTACATGCGCGGACCCACACCGGTGACAAACCCTTTAGTTGTTTGGTGTGCGGCCAGACGTTTACCCAACGGGCACACATGCGGGCGCACGCGAGCGCACATGTTGGAGAGAAATCCTTCAGCTGCTCGGTTTGTGGCAACAGATTCTCTCGGAAGATTCACTTGGTTTCACACATGAGGAAacacacgggagaaaaacccTTTCAATGCTCGGCGTGCGGCGACACATTTATTTCGAAAGTGGCTTTGATTGCGCACACGGTAACGCAcaccggagagaaacctttcACTTGCTCCACTTGCGGTAAAAGCTTTTCCTACAGGAGCAATTTAAACGaacacatgcgcacgcacaaAGAAAAAACCTTCAATTGTTCCATTTGCAGTAAGCGATTCACTCAGAAGGTGAACATGGAATCgcacatgagaacgcacacgggagaaaaaccGTTCACTTGTTCGGTTTGTGGGAAAACGTTCTCCCAGAAGCCCACCATGATCACACACATGCGAATACACACGGGGGAAAAACCTTTCAGCTGCTCCATTTGCGGCGAACGCTTTGCGCAAAAGGGCTCGTTGGTCGGACACGAACGGACGCACACGGGAGAAAAGCCTTTTGGTTGCTCTGTGTGCGACAGGACGTTCTTTCTCAAGGGGAACATGGTGTCGCACATGAAAACGCACACGGGGGAAAAGCCTTTcatttgctcagtttgtggtaaaaagtACTCTCATAAGAACAGATTTAAAGCGCACATGCAGACACACAAAGGAGAATGA